In one window of Escherichia coli DSM 30083 = JCM 1649 = ATCC 11775 DNA:
- a CDS encoding DUF1427 family protein, with protein sequence MKDILFSSGVGFGIGALFTIVRLPIPVPNVLPGILSIVFMYVGYLVVKYFMP encoded by the coding sequence GTGAAAGATATTTTATTTTCTTCTGGCGTTGGTTTTGGCATTGGTGCTTTGTTTACAATCGTGCGATTACCTATTCCTGTTCCAAATGTATTGCCGGGTATATTATCCATCGTGTTTATGTATGTCGGATATCTGGTGGTGAAATACTTTATGCCATGA
- the yfeN gene encoding outer membrane protein OmpK — MKKHLFTLTLSSVLAIPAVSHAEFKGGFADIGIHYLDWTSRTTEKSSTKSHKDDFGYLELEGGANFSWGEMYGFFDWENFYNDRHDKPGSEQRYTFKNTNRIYLGDTGFNLYLHAYGTYGSANRVNFHDDMFLYGIGYNFTGSGWWFKPFFAKRYTDQTYYTGDNGYVAGWVAGYSFMLGSEKFTLTNWNEYEFDRDATYAAGNGGKEGLNGAVALWWNATSHITTGIQYRYADDKLGEDFYQDAIIYSIKFNF; from the coding sequence ATGAAAAAACATCTTTTTACTCTGACACTCTCTTCTGTATTGGCGATACCAGCAGTATCCCATGCAGAATTTAAAGGCGGTTTTGCTGATATAGGTATTCATTATCTTGACTGGACTAGCAGAACCACTGAGAAATCGTCGACCAAATCACACAAAGATGATTTTGGATATCTGGAACTGGAAGGCGGCGCTAACTTTAGTTGGGGAGAAATGTACGGGTTCTTCGACTGGGAAAACTTTTATAATGATCGTCATGATAAACCGGGTAGCGAGCAGCGTTATACATTTAAAAATACCAACCGTATTTACCTGGGTGACACCGGATTTAATCTCTACTTGCATGCGTATGGCACCTACGGTTCTGCGAATCGTGTGAATTTCCATGACGATATGTTCCTTTACGGGATCGGCTACAATTTCACCGGCAGCGGTTGGTGGTTCAAACCGTTCTTTGCAAAACGCTATACAGACCAAACCTATTATACCGGCGATAACGGTTATGTCGCCGGTTGGGTTGCAGGTTACAGCTTTATGCTGGGCAGTGAGAAATTCACCCTCACCAACTGGAACGAGTACGAGTTTGATCGTGATGCCACCTACGCGGCAGGTAATGGCGGCAAAGAAGGTCTGAACGGTGCCGTCGCACTTTGGTGGAATGCAACTTCACACATCACCACAGGGATTCAGTATCGTTATGCGGATGACAAACTGGGCGAAGATTTTTACCAGGATGCGATAATCTACTCCATCAAATTTAATTTCTGA
- the ypeB gene encoding DUF3820 family protein — protein sequence MEKEQLIEIANTIMPFGKYKGRRLIDLPEEYLLWFARKDEFPAGKLGELMQITLLIKTEGLTQLVQPLKRPL from the coding sequence ATGGAAAAAGAGCAGCTGATTGAAATAGCCAATACGATAATGCCGTTTGGCAAGTACAAAGGGCGTCGCTTAATCGACCTGCCGGAGGAGTATCTGCTGTGGTTTGCCCGCAAAGATGAGTTCCCGGCAGGGAAGCTCGGTGAGCTAATGCAAATCACGCTGCTGATTAAAACCGAGGGGCTGACGCAACTGGTCCAGCCCCTGAAGCGTCCGCTTTAA
- the ligA gene encoding NAD-dependent DNA ligase LigA, whose protein sequence is MESIEQQLTELRTTLRHHEYLYHVMDAPEIPDAEYDRLMRELRELETKHPELITPDSPTQRVGAAPLAAFSQIRHEVPMLSLDNVFDEESFLAFNKRVQDRLKSNEKVTWCCELKLDGLAVSILYENGVLVSAATRGDGTTGEDITSNVRTIRAIPLKLHGENIPARLEVRGEVFLPQAGFEKINEDARRTGGKVFANPRNAAAGSLRQLDPRITAKRPLTFFCYGVGVLEGGELPDTHLGRLMQFKAWGLPVSDRVTLCESAEEVLAFYHKVEEDRPTLGFDIDGVVIKVNSLAQQEQLGFVARAPRWAVAFKFPAQEQMTFVRDVEFQVGRTGAITPVARLEPVHVAGVLVSNATLHNADEIERLGLRIGDKVVIRRAGDVIPQVVNVVLSERPEDTREVVFPTHCPVCGSDVERVEGEAVARCTGGLICGAQRKESLKHFVSRRAMDVDGMGDKIIDQLVEKEYVHTPADLFKLTAGKLTGLERMGPKSAQNVVNALEKAKETTFARFLYALGVREVGEATAAGLAAYFGTLEALEAASIEELQKVPDVGIVVASHVHNFFAEESNRNVISELLAEGVHWPEPIVINAEEIDSPFAGKTVVLTGSLSQMSRDDAKARLVELGAKVAGSVSKKTDLVIAGEAAGSKLAKAQELGIEVIDETEMLRLLGS, encoded by the coding sequence ATGGAATCAATCGAACAACAACTGACAGAACTGCGAACGACGCTTCGCCATCATGAATATCTTTATCATGTGATGGATGCGCCGGAAATTCCCGACGCTGAATACGACAGGCTGATGCGCGAACTGCGCGAGCTGGAAACCAAACATCCAGAACTGATTACGCCTGATTCGCCTACCCAACGTGTAGGTGCTGCGCCGCTGGCGGCTTTCAGCCAGATCCGCCATGAAGTGCCAATGCTGTCGCTGGATAACGTTTTTGATGAAGAAAGCTTTCTTGCCTTCAACAAACGAGTGCAGGACCGTCTGAAAAGCAACGAGAAAGTCACCTGGTGCTGTGAGCTGAAGCTGGATGGTCTTGCCGTCAGTATTCTGTATGAAAATGGCGTTTTAGTCAGTGCCGCAACTCGTGGCGATGGCACCACCGGGGAAGATATCACGTCTAATGTGCGTACTATTCGCGCCATTCCGCTGAAGCTACACGGTGAGAATATCCCGGCGCGTCTGGAAGTGCGTGGTGAAGTGTTCCTGCCGCAGGCGGGGTTCGAAAAGATTAACGAAGATGCGCGACGCACGGGCGGGAAAGTGTTTGCTAACCCACGTAATGCGGCAGCTGGTTCACTGCGTCAGCTTGATCCGCGTATTACAGCGAAGCGACCGCTCACTTTCTTCTGCTACGGCGTTGGTGTTCTGGAAGGCGGTGAATTGCCGGATACCCATTTGGGACGCTTAATGCAATTTAAAGCGTGGGGATTACCTGTCAGCGATCGGGTAACGCTTTGTGAATCGGCGGAAGAAGTGCTGGCGTTCTACCACAAAGTAGAAGAAGACCGTCCGACGCTGGGCTTTGATATCGACGGCGTGGTGATTAAGGTCAACTCACTGGCACAGCAGGAGCAGCTTGGCTTTGTCGCGCGTGCCCCGCGCTGGGCGGTAGCGTTTAAATTCCCGGCGCAGGAACAGATGACCTTTGTGCGTGACGTCGAGTTTCAGGTTGGGCGTACTGGCGCGATTACGCCTGTTGCGCGTCTGGAACCTGTCCATGTTGCTGGCGTGTTGGTGAGTAACGCTACACTGCATAATGCTGACGAAATCGAACGTCTTGGTTTACGCATTGGCGATAAAGTGGTGATTCGCCGCGCTGGCGACGTGATCCCGCAGGTGGTTAACGTCGTGCTTTCTGAACGCCCGGAAGATACCCGTGAGGTTGTATTCCCGACGCATTGTCCGGTATGTGGTTCTGACGTCGAGCGTGTGGAAGGTGAAGCGGTTGCCCGCTGTACCGGTGGCCTGATTTGCGGTGCGCAGCGTAAAGAGTCTCTGAAACACTTTGTTTCCCGCCGTGCGATGGATGTTGACGGAATGGGCGACAAAATCATCGATCAACTGGTTGAAAAAGAATATGTCCACACTCCGGCGGATCTGTTCAAACTCACCGCAGGCAAACTGACCGGACTGGAGCGTATGGGGCCGAAATCGGCACAAAACGTGGTTAACGCGCTGGAAAAAGCGAAAGAAACCACCTTTGCCCGCTTCCTCTATGCACTTGGCGTCCGTGAAGTCGGCGAGGCTACCGCAGCAGGTCTGGCGGCATATTTCGGCACGCTGGAAGCGCTGGAAGCCGCGTCGATTGAAGAGCTGCAAAAGGTGCCTGATGTTGGAATTGTCGTTGCCTCCCACGTTCACAACTTCTTTGCCGAAGAAAGCAACCGCAATGTCATCAGCGAGCTGTTGGCGGAAGGTGTTCACTGGCCTGAGCCGATCGTTATCAATGCGGAAGAGATTGACAGTCCGTTTGCTGGTAAAACCGTGGTGCTTACGGGCAGCTTAAGCCAGATGTCGCGTGATGACGCTAAAGCTCGACTGGTCGAACTGGGGGCGAAAGTCGCGGGCAGCGTGTCGAAGAAAACCGATCTGGTGATAGCGGGTGAAGCTGCAGGATCTAAACTGGCGAAGGCGCAGGAACTGGGCATTGAAGTCATCGACGAAACGGAAATGCTGCGTTTGCTGGGTAGCTGA
- the yfeR gene encoding LysR family transcriptional regulator: MNYSLKQLKVFVTVAQEKSFSRAGERIGLSQSAVSHSVKELENHTGVRLLDRTTREVVLTDAGQQLALRLERLLDELNSTLRDTGRMGQQLSGKVRVAASQTISAHLIPQCIAESHRCYPDIQFVLHDRPQQWVMESIRQGDVDFGIVIDPGPVGDLQCEAILSEPFFLLCHRDSALAVEDYVPWQALQGAKLVLQDYASGSRPLIDAALARNGIQANIVQEIGHPATLFPMVAAGIGISILPALALPLPEGSPLVVKRITPVVERQLMLVRRKNRSLSTAAEALWDVVRDQGNALMAGREGDPLYQI, encoded by the coding sequence ATGAATTATTCTTTAAAGCAATTAAAGGTTTTCGTCACAGTAGCGCAGGAGAAAAGTTTTAGTCGTGCAGGAGAGCGTATCGGCCTGAGCCAGTCGGCAGTGAGTCACAGTGTGAAGGAGCTGGAAAATCATACTGGTGTTCGCCTGCTGGACAGAACCACGCGTGAAGTGGTGCTTACAGATGCAGGGCAGCAGTTGGCTTTGCGTCTTGAGCGACTGCTGGATGAACTTAACAGCACGTTGCGCGATACCGGGCGTATGGGGCAACAACTGAGCGGAAAAGTTCGGGTCGCTGCCAGCCAGACCATTTCCGCGCATCTTATTCCGCAATGCATTGCTGAAAGCCATCGCTGCTATCCAGATATTCAGTTTGTCCTGCACGATCGTCCGCAGCAGTGGGTGATGGAAAGTATTCGCCAGGGAGATGTCGATTTTGGCATCGTCATCGATCCAGGCCCAGTGGGCGATCTGCAATGTGAAGCGATTCTTTCCGAGCCTTTCTTTCTGCTTTGCCATCGCGATAGCGCTTTGGCCGTGGAAGATTATGTACCCTGGCAGGCATTACAGGGAGCGAAATTGGTGTTGCAGGATTACGCGTCAGGCAGCCGACCGCTGATTGACGCAGCGCTGGCGCGCAACGGTATTCAGGCGAATATTGTGCAGGAGATTGGTCATCCGGCGACGCTGTTCCCGATGGTAGCCGCAGGCATCGGCATCAGTATTCTTCCCGCACTGGCGCTACCATTGCCTGAAGGTAGCCCACTGGTGGTAAAGCGCATTACGCCAGTGGTTGAACGCCAGTTGATGCTGGTGCGCAGGAAGAACCGTTCACTTTCCACCGCCGCTGAAGCGTTATGGGACGTGGTACGAGACCAGGGCAATGCGCTAATGGCTGGGCGGGAAGGGGATCCGTTGTATCAGATATAA
- the gltX gene encoding glutamate--tRNA ligase, whose protein sequence is MKIKTRFAPSPTGYLHVGGARTALYSWLFARNHGGEFVLRIEDTDLERSTPEAIEAIMDGMNWLSLEWDEGPYYQTKRFDRYNAVIDQMLEEGTAYKCYCSKERLEALREEQMAKGEKPRYDGRCRHSHEHHADDEPCVVRFANPQEGSVVFDDQIRGPIEFSNQELDDLIIRRTDGSPTYNFCVVVDDWDMEITHVIRGEDHINNTPRQINILKALKAPVPVYAHVSMINGDDGKKLSKRHGAVSVMQYRDDGYLPEALLNYLVRLGWSHGDQEIFTREEMIKYFTLNAVSKSASAFNTDKLLWLNHHYINALPPEYVATHLQWHIEQENIDTRNGPQLADLVKLLGERCKTLKEMAQSCRYFYEDFAEFDADAAKKHLRPVARQPLEVVRDKLTAITDWTAENVHHAIQATADELEVGMGKVGMPLRVAVTGAGQSPALDVTVHAIGKTRSIERINKALAFIAERENQH, encoded by the coding sequence ATGAAAATCAAAACTCGCTTCGCGCCAAGCCCAACAGGCTATCTGCACGTTGGCGGCGCGCGTACTGCTCTTTACTCCTGGCTTTTTGCACGTAACCACGGCGGTGAGTTTGTGCTGCGTATTGAAGACACCGATCTTGAGCGTTCCACGCCGGAAGCTATCGAAGCCATTATGGATGGCATGAACTGGCTGAGCCTGGAGTGGGATGAAGGTCCGTACTACCAGACCAAACGTTTTGATCGCTACAACGCGGTGATCGATCAGATGCTGGAAGAGGGCACAGCTTATAAATGCTATTGCTCTAAAGAGCGCCTGGAAGCGCTGCGCGAAGAGCAAATGGCGAAAGGTGAGAAGCCGCGTTATGACGGTCGCTGCCGCCACAGTCATGAGCATCACGCTGATGATGAGCCGTGTGTCGTACGTTTTGCTAACCCGCAGGAAGGTTCTGTTGTTTTTGACGATCAGATCCGTGGTCCGATCGAGTTCAGCAACCAGGAGCTGGATGATCTGATTATCCGCCGTACCGATGGTTCCCCAACCTATAACTTCTGTGTGGTTGTCGATGACTGGGATATGGAAATCACCCACGTTATCCGTGGCGAAGACCATATCAACAACACACCGCGCCAGATTAACATTCTTAAGGCTCTGAAAGCGCCGGTACCGGTTTACGCGCACGTTTCTATGATCAACGGCGATGACGGTAAAAAACTGTCCAAACGTCACGGGGCGGTCAGCGTAATGCAGTATCGTGATGATGGTTATCTGCCAGAAGCACTGCTGAACTATCTGGTGCGTCTGGGCTGGTCCCACGGCGATCAGGAAATCTTCACTCGTGAAGAGATGATTAAATACTTCACTCTGAATGCCGTCAGCAAATCTGCCAGTGCGTTCAACACCGACAAGCTGCTGTGGCTGAACCATCACTACATTAACGCGTTGCCGCCGGAGTATGTTGCTACTCACTTACAGTGGCACATTGAGCAGGAAAATATCGATACCCGTAACGGCCCGCAGCTGGCTGATCTGGTGAAACTGCTGGGCGAACGCTGCAAGACGCTGAAAGAGATGGCACAGAGCTGCCGTTATTTCTACGAAGATTTTGCTGAGTTCGATGCCGACGCCGCGAAAAAACATCTGCGTCCGGTAGCGCGTCAGCCGCTGGAAGTAGTTCGTGACAAACTGACTGCGATTACTGACTGGACCGCTGAAAACGTTCATCACGCTATTCAGGCGACGGCGGATGAGCTGGAAGTGGGTATGGGTAAAGTTGGTATGCCGCTGCGTGTCGCCGTAACCGGTGCGGGGCAGTCTCCGGCGCTGGATGTTACCGTTCACGCAATCGGTAAGACCCGCAGTATCGAGCGTATCAACAAAGCGCTGGCTTTTATTGCTGAACGCGAAAATCAGCACTAA
- the xapB gene encoding xanthosine/proton symporter XapB translates to MSIALRLKVMSFLQYFIWGSWLVTLGSYMINTLHFTGANVGMVYSSKGIAAIIMPGIMGIIADKWLRAERAYMLCHLVCAGVLFYAASVTDPDMMFWVMLVNAMAFMPTIALSNSVSYSCLAQAGLDPVTAFPPIRVFGTVGFIVAMWAVSLLHLELSSLQLYIASGASLLLSAYALTLPKIPVAEKKATTSLASKLGLDAFVLFKNPRMAIFFLFAMMLGAVLQITNVFGNPFLHDFARNPEFADSFVVKYPSILLSVSQMAEVGFILTIPFFLKRFGIKTVMLMSMVAWTLRFGFFAYGDPSPTEFILLLLSMIVYGCAFDFFNISGSVFVEQEVDSSIRASAQGLFMTMVNGVGAWVGSILSGMAVDYFSVDGVKDWHTIWLMFAGYALFLAVIFFFGFKYNHDPEKITHRSVTH, encoded by the coding sequence ATGAGCATCGCTTTGCGCTTAAAGGTAATGTCCTTTTTGCAATATTTTATCTGGGGGAGCTGGCTGGTTACCCTCGGTTCTTACATGATTAATACCCTTCATTTCACCGGCGCTAATGTTGGCATGGTTTACAGTTCCAAAGGGATCGCCGCGATTATTATGCCGGGTATAATGGGGATCATCGCAGACAAATGGCTGCGTGCGGAACGTGCATACATGCTGTGTCACCTGGTGTGTGCGGGCGTACTTTTTTATGCGGCATCCGTAACTGATCCGGATATGATGTTTTGGGTGATGTTAGTCAATGCGATGGCGTTTATGCCGACTATTGCGTTATCGAACAGCGTCTCTTATTCCTGTCTTGCCCAGGCAGGGCTTGACCCGGTGACCGCTTTCCCGCCCATTCGCGTTTTTGGTACGGTGGGGTTCATTGTCGCCATGTGGGCAGTAAGCCTGCTGCATCTGGAATTGAGTAGTCTGCAACTGTATATCGCGTCCGGTGCGTCATTGCTGCTGTCGGCTTATGCGTTGACTTTGCCGAAGATTCCGGTTGCGGAGAAAAAAGCGACTACATCGCTTGCCAGCAAGCTGGGTCTGGATGCCTTCGTGCTGTTTAAAAATCCACGCATGGCTATCTTTTTCCTCTTCGCCATGATGCTGGGCGCGGTGCTGCAAATTACCAACGTTTTTGGCAACCCATTCCTGCATGATTTCGCCCGTAATCCTGAGTTTGCTGATAGCTTCGTGGTGAAATACCCGTCCATTTTACTGTCAGTTTCACAGATGGCTGAAGTCGGTTTCATTCTGACGATACCGTTCTTTTTGAAGCGTTTCGGTATTAAAACCGTCATGCTGATGAGTATGGTGGCGTGGACGCTGCGCTTTGGCTTCTTTGCCTATGGCGATCCATCACCAACCGAGTTTATTTTGCTGTTGCTGTCGATGATTGTTTACGGTTGTGCATTCGATTTCTTCAATATTTCTGGTTCGGTCTTTGTCGAACAGGAAGTTGATTCCAGCATTCGTGCCAGCGCCCAGGGCCTTTTTATGACGATGGTAAATGGCGTCGGCGCATGGGTTGGCTCGATTCTGAGCGGTATGGCAGTGGATTACTTCTCGGTGGATGGCGTAAAAGATTGGCATACCATTTGGCTGATGTTTGCAGGGTATGCTCTTTTCCTCGCAGTGATATTTTTCTTTGGGTTTAAATATAACCATGACCCTGAAAAGATAACGCATCGTTCAGTTACACATTAA
- the yfeH gene encoding bile acid:sodium symporter family protein, with protein sequence MKLFRILDPFTLTLITVVLLASFFPARGDFVPFFENLTTAAIALLFFMHGAKLSREAIIAGGGHWRLHLWVMCSTFVLFPILGVLFAWWKPVNVDPMLYSGFLYLCILPATVQSAIAFTSMAGGNVAAAVCSASASSLLGIFLSPLLVGLVMNVHGAGGSLEQVGKIMLQLLLPFVLGHLSRPWIGDWVSRNKKWIAKTDQTSILLVVYTAFSEAVVNGIWHKVGWGSLLFIVVVSCVLLAIVIVVNVFMARRLGFNKADEITIVFCGSKKSLANGIPMANILFPTSVIGMMVLPLMIFHQIQLMVCAVLARRYKRQTEQLQAQQESSADKA encoded by the coding sequence ATGAAACTTTTTCGTATCCTCGATCCTTTCACCTTAACCCTGATCACGGTGGTGTTGCTGGCCTCTTTCTTTCCGGCCAGAGGCGATTTCGTCCCCTTCTTTGAAAATCTGACCACTGCAGCGATTGCTCTGCTGTTCTTTATGCACGGCGCGAAGTTGTCGCGTGAGGCGATTATTGCTGGCGGTGGTCACTGGCGACTGCATTTGTGGGTAATGTGCAGCACCTTCGTGCTGTTTCCGATTCTGGGCGTGCTGTTTGCCTGGTGGAAACCGGTAAATGTCGACCCGATGCTCTACTCCGGTTTTCTCTACTTGTGCATTCTCCCCGCGACCGTGCAGTCTGCAATCGCCTTCACGTCAATGGCGGGCGGTAACGTCGCGGCGGCGGTTTGTTCTGCGTCAGCATCCAGCCTGCTGGGGATTTTCCTTTCACCATTGCTGGTTGGTCTGGTGATGAATGTTCACGGTGCAGGGGGCAGCCTTGAGCAGGTCGGTAAAATTATGCTGCAACTGTTGCTGCCATTTGTGTTGGGGCATCTTTCCCGGCCTTGGATTGGTGACTGGGTGTCGCGTAATAAAAAATGGATTGCGAAAACTGACCAGACGTCCATTCTGTTGGTGGTTTATACGGCATTCAGCGAAGCCGTCGTTAACGGTATCTGGCACAAAGTTGGCTGGGGATCATTGCTGTTTATCGTGGTGGTCAGTTGCGTTCTTCTGGCTATCGTGATTGTAGTTAACGTCTTTATGGCACGCCGACTGGGCTTCAATAAGGCAGATGAAATTACTATCGTCTTTTGTGGTTCGAAAAAGAGTCTGGCAAATGGCATCCCGATGGCAAACATTCTGTTCCCCACATCGGTGATCGGTATGATGGTGCTGCCCCTGATGATTTTCCATCAGATCCAATTGATGGTCTGTGCGGTGCTGGCGCGTCGATACAAACGCCAGACCGAACAGTTACAGGCGCAGCAGGAAAGCAGCGCCGATAAAGCTTAA
- the xapA gene encoding xanthosine phosphorylase: MYQAQFSHNPLYCVDIIKTYKPDFTPRVAFILGSGLGALADQIENAVAISYEKLPGFPVSTVHGHAGELVLGYLQGVPVACMKGRGHFYEGRGMTIMTDAIRTFKLLGCELLFCTNAAGSLRPEVGAGSLVALKDHINTMPGTPMVGLNDERFGERFFSLANAYDAEYRALLQKVAKEEGFPLTEGVFVSYPGPNFETAAEIRMMQIIGGDVVGMSVVPEVISARHCELKVVAVSAITNMAEGLSDVKLSHAQTLAAAELSKQNFINLICGFLRKIA; encoded by the coding sequence ATGTATCAGGCTCAGTTTTCTCATAACCCACTGTATTGCGTAGATATTATCAAGACTTATAAACCTGATTTCACGCCACGAGTGGCCTTTATTTTAGGTTCCGGGCTGGGCGCGCTAGCCGATCAGATTGAGAACGCGGTCGCAATTTCCTACGAAAAGCTGCCTGGGTTCCCGGTAAGTACCGTACACGGTCATGCGGGTGAGCTGGTGCTGGGGTATCTCCAGGGGGTGCCAGTGGCGTGCATGAAAGGTCGTGGACATTTCTACGAAGGTCGTGGGATGACCATCATGACGGATGCAATCCGTACCTTTAAGTTGCTGGGCTGCGAGTTGCTGTTCTGCACCAATGCGGCTGGCTCACTGCGTCCTGAAGTGGGGGCCGGCAGTCTGGTCGCATTGAAAGATCACATCAACACCATGCCGGGAACGCCGATGGTGGGTCTTAATGATGAACGTTTTGGTGAGCGCTTCTTCTCGCTGGCGAATGCCTACGATGCGGAATACCGCGCACTGTTACAAAAAGTGGCGAAAGAAGAGGGGTTCCCTCTGACGGAGGGCGTGTTCGTCTCGTATCCGGGGCCGAATTTCGAGACTGCGGCGGAAATTCGCATGATGCAAATTATTGGTGGGGATGTTGTTGGTATGTCTGTGGTGCCTGAGGTTATTTCAGCTCGCCATTGCGAACTTAAAGTCGTTGCGGTCTCTGCGATTACCAACATGGCGGAAGGTCTGAGTGACGTGAAGCTTTCTCATGCCCAAACGCTGGCAGCAGCGGAACTCTCAAAGCAAAACTTTATTAATCTTATTTGCGGCTTTCTGCGCAAAATTGCCTGA
- the yfeD gene encoding MerR family transcriptional regulator produces the protein MKRLRNKMTTEELAECLGVAKQTVNRWIREKGWKTEKFPGVKGGRARLILVDTQVCEFIQNTPAFHNTPMLLEAEEPLAEYAPGIRTPAYRQIISAIDNMTHSEQEKVAQFLSREGIRNFLARLDIDESA, from the coding sequence ATGAAAAGATTACGCAATAAAATGACCACCGAAGAACTGGCTGAATGCCTCGGCGTGGCTAAACAAACTGTTAACCGTTGGATCAGAGAAAAAGGCTGGAAAACGGAAAAATTTCCCGGCGTGAAAGGCGGTCGTGCCAGACTTATTCTGGTCGATACGCAAGTTTGCGAGTTTATTCAGAACACGCCAGCCTTCCATAACACACCGATGCTTCTGGAAGCCGAAGAACCCCTTGCCGAATACGCACCGGGTATTCGCACTCCTGCTTATCGGCAAATCATCAGCGCAATAGACAACATGACTCACAGTGAGCAAGAAAAAGTTGCGCAATTTTTGTCACGCGAAGGAATTCGTAATTTTCTTGCTCGTCTCGACATAGATGAATCAGCATAA
- the xapR gene encoding DNA-binding transcriptional regulator XapR has translation MERVYRTDLKLLRYFLAVAEELHFGRAAARLNMSQPPLSIHIKELENQLGTQLFIRHSRSVVLTHAGKILMEESRRLLVNANNVLARVEQIGRGEAGRIELGVVGTAMWGRMRPVMRRFLRENPNVEVLFREKMPAMQMALLERRELDAGIWRMATEPPTGFTSLRLHESAFLVAMPEEHHLSSFSTVPLEALRDEYFVTMPPVYTDWDFLQRVCQQVGFSPVVIREVNEPQTVLAMVSMGIGITLIADSYAQMNWPGVIFRPLKERIPADLYIVYETQQVTPALVKLLAALAQ, from the coding sequence ATGGAACGCGTATATAGAACAGATCTTAAGTTGCTCCGTTATTTTCTTGCCGTAGCGGAAGAGTTGCATTTTGGTCGCGCAGCAGCGCGTTTAAATATGTCTCAGCCTCCGCTCAGTATTCATATTAAAGAGCTGGAAAATCAACTCGGCACGCAGCTTTTTATTCGCCATTCGCGCAGCGTCGTACTGACACACGCGGGCAAAATCTTGATGGAAGAATCGCGTCGATTGCTGGTGAATGCAAATAATGTATTGGCTCGGGTTGAACAAATAGGTCGGGGAGAAGCAGGGCGGATTGAACTCGGGGTTGTGGGAACGGCAATGTGGGGACGGATGCGCCCGGTTATGCGGCGATTCCTTAGAGAAAATCCTAACGTTGAAGTTCTGTTTCGCGAAAAGATGCCTGCGATGCAAATGGCCTTGCTGGAACGCCGCGAACTTGATGCCGGGATCTGGCGAATGGCGACAGAACCACCGACTGGTTTTACCAGCTTACGGTTGCATGAATCGGCGTTTCTGGTGGCGATGCCTGAAGAGCATCATCTCTCATCATTTTCCACCGTCCCGCTGGAAGCGCTACGTGACGAGTATTTCGTTACAATGCCGCCCGTGTACACTGACTGGGATTTTTTGCAGCGAGTTTGCCAGCAGGTGGGATTTTCACCGGTTGTTATTCGCGAAGTTAATGAACCGCAAACGGTACTCGCCATGGTCAGTATGGGTATTGGTATCACATTGATAGCGGACAGCTACGCGCAGATGAACTGGCCCGGTGTCATATTCCGTCCGCTCAAAGAACGCATCCCGGCAGACTTATATATTGTTTATGAAACGCAGCAGGTGACGCCCGCGCTGGTTAAACTGCTGGCGGCGTTGGCGCAGTAG
- the yfeC gene encoding YfeC-like transcriptional regulator: MFKERMTPDELARLTGYSRQTINKWVRKEGWTTSPKPGVQGGKARLVHVNEQVREYIRNAERPEGQGEAPALSGDAPLEVLLVTLAKEMTPVEQKQFTSLLLREGIIGLLQRLGIRDSK, encoded by the coding sequence ATGTTCAAGGAGAGGATGACGCCAGATGAACTTGCCAGACTGACCGGCTATAGCCGCCAGACCATTAATAAATGGGTACGCAAGGAAGGCTGGACAACGTCACCAAAACCAGGCGTCCAGGGTGGCAAAGCTCGACTGGTTCACGTCAATGAACAGGTTCGTGAATATATTCGCAATGCTGAACGTCCAGAAGGTCAGGGAGAAGCGCCAGCCCTTTCTGGTGATGCGCCGCTTGAAGTGTTGCTGGTGACACTGGCGAAAGAGATGACGCCAGTTGAACAAAAACAGTTTACATCCTTGCTTCTGCGGGAAGGGATTATCGGATTGTTACAACGCTTAGGGATTCGCGATAGCAAATAA